Proteins encoded in a region of the Oscillospiraceae bacterium MB24-C1 genome:
- a CDS encoding 4Fe-4S binding protein yields the protein MNTGIVYTGIPSAEELAGCPGVPTEVRMKKGRVAVIECVQQIPCNPCEGACPFGAITIGEQITNLPCIDVDKCTGCGLCIVRCPGLAITVVDKVLNELEASVDFPFEYIPLPAEGDIVEAVGRDGQPVCKGRILKVKKLPSYGGTTVISMAIPAEYADTVRSMKRLPTERTDKRGDK from the coding sequence ATGAATACCGGAATTGTATATACAGGTATCCCATCGGCCGAGGAGCTGGCAGGCTGCCCGGGTGTTCCGACCGAGGTACGCATGAAAAAAGGCCGCGTGGCGGTTATAGAATGTGTCCAGCAGATACCCTGCAACCCCTGTGAAGGTGCATGCCCATTTGGGGCCATCACCATCGGTGAACAGATTACCAATCTACCCTGCATTGATGTTGATAAATGCACCGGCTGTGGGCTGTGCATTGTGCGTTGCCCGGGGCTTGCTATTACAGTTGTGGACAAAGTGCTCAATGAATTAGAGGCGTCGGTTGATTTTCCGTTTGAATATATCCCGCTTCCGGCCGAGGGCGATATTGTGGAGGCGGTAGGCCGCGACGGCCAGCCGGTCTGCAAGGGTCGCATCCTCAAAGTCAAAAAGCTACCGTCTTACGGCGGCACAACGGTTATCAGCATGGCTATTCCGGCCGAATATGCCGACACGGTGCGCAGCATGAAGCGTCTGCCTACAGAGAGGACTGATAAAAGGGGGGACAAATAA
- a CDS encoding NAD(P)/FAD-dependent oxidoreductase has translation MKTLETEVAVIGAGSAGLSAAYQARSAGADVLVIDENQFPGGQLFKQIHKFFGSSAHQAGVRGYEIGQKLLKRTYDCGAKVMMDSLVFGIQPDKSMGIVSGGVSYLLKPKKVIIATGAKENYMPFPGSTLPGVMGAGAAQTMINVNRVLPGKRIAMMGSGNVGLIVSYQLMQAGAEVVAIVEGAPKIGGYGVHAGKVRRAGVPIYLGHTVKKAYGVNSVERVEIAAVNEKFQPIPGTEQMLDADTVCLAVGLNPMTELVWMAGCQFDFIPAFGGHVPLHDSNMETTIEGIYVAGDVTGVEEASSAMEEGNLAGVAAAEALGYLSKQEAAAKKAEIQLRLDTLRCGPFGERRKLCKDQQIADMEALQQGKFCGRSIEI, from the coding sequence ATGAAAACACTTGAAACCGAAGTTGCTGTAATTGGCGCAGGTTCCGCTGGCCTAAGCGCGGCCTATCAGGCACGCTCGGCCGGCGCGGACGTCTTGGTGATTGACGAAAACCAATTCCCCGGTGGGCAGCTTTTTAAGCAGATACATAAGTTTTTCGGTTCCAGCGCCCATCAGGCCGGTGTGCGTGGCTATGAAATAGGGCAAAAGCTCTTAAAGCGCACCTACGACTGCGGCGCGAAAGTCATGATGGACAGCCTTGTCTTTGGCATACAGCCCGACAAAAGTATGGGCATTGTCAGTGGTGGTGTCAGCTACCTTCTAAAGCCTAAAAAAGTTATTATCGCCACCGGCGCAAAGGAAAATTATATGCCGTTCCCCGGTAGCACACTACCCGGTGTAATGGGTGCAGGCGCGGCACAAACGATGATCAATGTCAATCGTGTACTGCCTGGAAAACGCATTGCGATGATGGGCTCCGGTAATGTTGGGCTAATCGTTTCCTATCAACTCATGCAGGCGGGGGCCGAGGTGGTTGCCATCGTTGAGGGTGCGCCAAAAATAGGTGGTTATGGCGTTCACGCAGGCAAGGTTCGCCGTGCTGGGGTACCAATTTATCTTGGGCACACCGTCAAAAAGGCTTACGGTGTCAACAGCGTAGAACGTGTGGAAATCGCCGCAGTCAATGAAAAATTTCAGCCGATTCCCGGAACCGAACAGATGCTCGATGCGGATACCGTCTGTCTTGCGGTTGGCCTCAACCCGATGACCGAGTTGGTCTGGATGGCAGGCTGTCAGTTCGATTTTATCCCCGCATTTGGCGGTCATGTGCCGCTGCATGACAGCAATATGGAAACGACCATTGAGGGTATCTATGTGGCGGGTGATGTTACCGGCGTTGAAGAAGCTTCTTCCGCAATGGAGGAGGGGAATCTGGCCGGCGTGGCTGCTGCCGAGGCGTTGGGATATCTCTCCAAACAGGAAGCAGCGGCTAAAAAGGCCGAGATACAGCTACGGCTGGATACGTTGCGCTGTGGTCCGTTTGGCGAGCGCCGAAAGCTCTGCAAAGATCAGCAGATCGCTGATATGGAAGCGCTGCAACAGGGCAAATTTTGCGGGAGGAGCATCGAGATATGA
- a CDS encoding thioesterase family protein: MAKPTEYTLSWIVTEDMTAKRIGGAGAQIFSTPNMVALMEGAALELAKSYLDEGMNTVGAEIHCRHLAPTPVGMKISATAHLRSIEGRKMWFDVQVNDEKGKCGEGSHLRVIISNDRLGQKAQTKKEDA, translated from the coding sequence ATGGCAAAACCAACCGAGTATACATTGAGCTGGATAGTGACAGAGGATATGACCGCAAAACGTATTGGCGGCGCTGGTGCTCAAATTTTTTCGACGCCCAACATGGTTGCCTTGATGGAGGGTGCGGCATTGGAGTTGGCAAAATCTTATCTGGACGAGGGGATGAATACCGTAGGCGCGGAAATACACTGCCGCCATTTGGCCCCGACGCCGGTGGGGATGAAAATCAGCGCTACCGCCCATCTGCGCAGTATAGAAGGCCGGAAAATGTGGTTTGACGTACAGGTGAATGATGAAAAGGGTAAGTGCGGGGAAGGCTCGCATTTGCGTGTCATAATTTCTAACGACCGCCTGGGACAAAAAGCCCAAACAAAAAAAGAAGACGCCTGA
- a CDS encoding (2Fe-2S)-binding protein: protein MRVIKHPILEELTDLRMVTLYYNGEPIEAVEGEPVAAALINAGIKVFRTTAKRHEPRSVFCAIGRCTDCMMIVDGVPNTRTCVTPVRDGMHVERQEGLAPLRTKEVSK from the coding sequence ATGCGGGTCATTAAACATCCTATTTTGGAGGAACTGACCGATCTTAGAATGGTCACATTATATTATAACGGAGAACCGATCGAGGCGGTGGAAGGGGAGCCTGTCGCCGCAGCGCTGATCAATGCGGGTATTAAGGTTTTCCGCACCACTGCCAAGCGGCATGAACCGCGCAGCGTATTTTGCGCCATTGGACGCTGCACCGACTGTATGATGATTGTGGATGGCGTCCCCAACACCCGCACCTGCGTAACCCCGGTGCGAGACGGCATGCATGTCGAACGGCAGGAAGGTCTTGCGCCGCTACGCACCAAGGAGGTGTCCAAATGA
- a CDS encoding DUF4367 domain-containing protein: protein MSSTFNDLMGDVCIQALVDDFEALERSSFNDMPVRSLAAEEVATLAQKIAALPLEYMNTLFIKYYFNFSPEDTDTMLVTTHSAGRLRYAKNMLSHFMGLDGAIIDDHSMRLACEAALSAYVAQNVPDVWRIPKYSNAFRKKLKLVKAAQKSSSMVMAIMKRVAVFILICAISFSTALVANAKLRGRFMNWVVETFPKFSIFITQTEEPPSEAALSQSDIALGYLPDGYVLNDVSQGRNILKYNFLSGEKDKMLTISFEVTKAEVKTYYNTENSEMQRVDFKNLEAYAWQTDKKTYLVWIESDIECRISGNLDYKEIIKIAENVEFKK, encoded by the coding sequence ATGTCCAGCACGTTTAATGATTTGATGGGTGACGTATGCATACAAGCGCTGGTGGATGATTTTGAAGCACTTGAACGGTCTAGTTTTAACGATATGCCGGTTCGGTCGCTCGCTGCGGAAGAAGTTGCGACATTGGCTCAGAAGATAGCGGCACTGCCGCTGGAATATATGAATACGCTCTTCATTAAGTATTATTTCAACTTCTCACCTGAAGACACCGACACTATGCTGGTAACGACGCATTCTGCTGGCAGGCTGCGGTATGCCAAAAATATGTTATCACACTTCATGGGATTGGATGGCGCCATAATTGATGACCATTCCATGAGACTTGCTTGCGAGGCGGCTCTTTCGGCGTATGTTGCCCAAAACGTTCCAGACGTATGGCGTATCCCGAAGTATTCCAACGCCTTCAGAAAGAAGTTGAAGCTGGTTAAAGCCGCTCAGAAATCTTCGAGTATGGTAATGGCTATCATGAAACGGGTGGCGGTCTTCATCCTTATTTGCGCCATCAGCTTCTCAACCGCGCTTGTGGCGAACGCTAAATTGAGAGGTCGATTCATGAACTGGGTCGTTGAGACATTCCCGAAGTTCAGCATTTTCATTACACAGACCGAAGAACCGCCTTCTGAGGCTGCTCTAAGTCAGAGCGATATCGCTTTGGGCTATCTTCCGGACGGATATGTTTTGAACGATGTTTCTCAAGGCAGAAATATACTCAAATATAACTTTTTAAGTGGAGAGAAGGATAAAATGCTTACGATATCCTTTGAGGTTACTAAAGCGGAAGTTAAAACATATTACAACACGGAAAATTCTGAGATGCAGCGTGTCGACTTTAAAAATCTTGAAGCATATGCCTGGCAGACTGACAAGAAGACCTACCTTGTTTGGATTGAAAGTGACATTGAGTGCCGGATATCAGGTAATCTTGACTATAAAGAGATTATAAAAATTGCTGAAAATGTAGAATTTAAAAAATAA
- a CDS encoding (2Fe-2S)-binding protein translates to MDIDNEILICRCQEVTRKMILDAIADGATTVDGIKRRTRAGMGLCQGKSCERLIQGILAGATGQDRAEITPQKSRMPVRPVKIGIMGGADDE, encoded by the coding sequence ATGGATATAGATAATGAAATATTAATTTGCCGTTGCCAAGAGGTAACGCGCAAAATGATTTTAGACGCCATCGCCGACGGTGCTACCACCGTGGATGGCATTAAGCGTCGTACCCGCGCTGGTATGGGTCTGTGCCAGGGCAAATCTTGCGAACGGTTAATTCAGGGTATTTTGGCCGGGGCCACCGGACAGGACAGGGCGGAAATCACACCTCAAAAAAGCCGTATGCCGGTGCGTCCGGTCAAAATCGGCATTATGGGAGGGGCCGATGATGAGTAA
- a CDS encoding sigma-70 family RNA polymerase sigma factor — MVIIFLGALSHSEKELVNQIFKDSNVKFYNISFQMLRSHSDAEEAVSEAFLKIMDHIEKIIGLPGPKIIPYCVVIVKNESANILRKRIKAVPLEELEAYDGSDYSEIENMWEQNIDREQLIFAIEELSDEEKYLVYLRYANDMNFKEIAALLGVSEETAKKRSYRILKKLRIFYKAGDKNVQHV, encoded by the coding sequence TTGGTTATCATATTTTTAGGCGCTCTATCACATAGTGAAAAAGAACTAGTCAACCAGATTTTTAAAGATTCCAATGTGAAGTTTTATAACATATCCTTTCAAATGCTACGTTCTCATTCGGATGCGGAGGAGGCTGTTTCAGAGGCCTTTTTAAAGATTATGGACCATATTGAAAAAATAATAGGGCTGCCCGGTCCCAAAATCATCCCTTACTGCGTTGTAATAGTAAAGAATGAATCGGCAAATATTTTAAGAAAACGAATTAAAGCTGTCCCCTTGGAAGAGCTTGAAGCTTATGACGGCAGTGATTATTCTGAGATTGAAAATATGTGGGAACAAAATATTGACAGAGAACAATTGATTTTCGCAATCGAAGAGCTTTCCGACGAAGAAAAGTATCTGGTCTACTTGCGCTATGCAAATGATATGAACTTCAAAGAGATTGCTGCTTTACTGGGTGTCAGCGAAGAGACAGCTAAAAAGAGAAGTTATCGCATCCTTAAAAAATTACGTATCTTTTATAAGGCAGGTGATAAAAATGTCCAGCACGTTTAA